A DNA window from Streptomyces sp. 71268 contains the following coding sequences:
- a CDS encoding GNAT family N-acetyltransferase: MGRRLVPLTLDNLTDLPQRCRACVFWELDPVSGEAAVRAGRPEVEKEAWISAVLLEWGSCGRVVYVDELPVGFVLYAPPAYVPRSMAFPTSPVGADAVQLMTAWLMPGFQGQGLGRVMVQAVAKDLMRRGVKAVEAFGDARWEGPACVLPADHLLAVGFKTVRPHPRYPRLRLELRATISWKEDVELALDRLLGAVQKEPVLRPL, translated from the coding sequence ATGGGGCGTCGGCTCGTACCGCTCACACTGGACAACCTCACGGACCTCCCCCAGCGCTGTCGCGCCTGCGTGTTCTGGGAACTCGATCCCGTCAGCGGCGAGGCGGCGGTCAGGGCCGGGCGCCCGGAGGTGGAGAAGGAAGCCTGGATCTCGGCCGTGCTGCTGGAGTGGGGCTCCTGCGGCCGCGTGGTCTACGTGGACGAACTGCCGGTGGGCTTCGTGCTCTACGCGCCGCCGGCGTACGTTCCCCGCTCCATGGCCTTTCCCACCAGCCCGGTGGGCGCCGACGCCGTACAACTGATGACGGCGTGGCTCATGCCCGGTTTCCAGGGGCAGGGGCTTGGCCGGGTCATGGTGCAGGCCGTGGCCAAGGACCTCATGCGGCGCGGGGTGAAGGCCGTCGAGGCGTTCGGGGACGCGCGGTGGGAGGGGCCCGCCTGCGTGTTGCCGGCCGACCACCTGCTGGCGGTGGGTTTCAAGACCGTGCGCCCGCACCCGCGTTATCCGCGGCTGCGCCTTGAGTTGCGGGCCACGATCTCCTGGAAGGAAGACGTGGAGCTGGCACTGGACCGGCTGCTGGGCGCCGTTCAGAAGGAGCCGGTGCTGCGCCCGCTGTAA